A region of Fibrobacter succinogenes subsp. succinogenes S85 DNA encodes the following proteins:
- a CDS encoding glycosyltransferase: MGKKILFWPDVYKEQGHWLPTFVWAKELLQEEPEGSYEVSYMGIPDCKSLVGWFNKDIQYHEIFNKLYPLGYTDFSHTTPQGRWKPEHVLRIINGELDDIFTGDNKPDVLVSGYFTSLESLIIHYKYGVKVIISTTYLRHPENDPAMRAVQNLMAYPDSVKQCIIKSFIDEDFYSATPSRREEAIDKFVAPLTTFNELIPCPKEFDYQHYVHGDLVHYVEPCMTPLLDDETNDNNLGQDNQTNDENQNEDDPADAVKQYWDDFFDEREQNNQKIIFATAGSQILDYGKKAEHMFDELIRMMDAPQMKNCHLLLSVGEKLLRTRDWSEIKNKNVTVKGWVPQRFILSSGKVHCAFIHGGLATIKECIYFGVPFVIAPMGKDQLDNALRLRENGIDNMLDVETSRSDSYLYSINKVRTDFRIKNNLARLQNIFVESEGRHEGVSIIESVADSTN; the protein is encoded by the coding sequence ATGGGAAAGAAAATTCTTTTTTGGCCAGATGTCTATAAAGAACAAGGTCACTGGCTTCCGACTTTTGTCTGGGCTAAAGAATTACTTCAGGAAGAACCCGAAGGCTCTTACGAAGTTTCTTATATGGGCATTCCAGATTGCAAATCGCTTGTCGGATGGTTTAATAAAGATATTCAATACCATGAAATCTTCAATAAGCTATACCCTTTGGGATATACGGACTTTAGCCACACGACTCCCCAGGGACGTTGGAAACCGGAACACGTATTGCGCATCATAAACGGCGAACTGGACGATATTTTTACGGGCGACAATAAACCCGACGTCCTTGTTTCAGGGTATTTTACATCCTTGGAGAGCTTAATTATCCATTACAAGTATGGAGTAAAGGTAATCATTTCGACGACTTATTTGAGACATCCAGAGAATGACCCTGCCATGCGAGCCGTACAAAATTTGATGGCGTATCCAGATTCTGTAAAACAGTGCATCATCAAGTCTTTCATTGACGAAGATTTTTACAGCGCAACCCCGTCAAGGAGAGAAGAGGCTATTGACAAATTTGTGGCTCCGTTGACGACATTCAACGAACTGATTCCATGCCCTAAAGAATTTGACTATCAACATTATGTACATGGTGATTTAGTTCACTATGTAGAACCGTGCATGACGCCTCTTTTGGATGATGAGACCAACGATAATAATCTTGGCCAAGATAATCAGACAAATGATGAAAATCAAAATGAGGATGATCCGGCTGATGCTGTAAAACAATACTGGGATGATTTTTTTGACGAAAGAGAACAAAATAACCAAAAAATCATTTTTGCGACGGCGGGTTCGCAAATTCTTGATTATGGCAAGAAGGCGGAGCACATGTTCGATGAACTAATCAGGATGATGGACGCTCCGCAAATGAAAAATTGCCATCTGCTCCTTTCTGTTGGTGAGAAATTGTTGCGTACAAGAGATTGGAGTGAAATAAAAAATAAAAACGTGACTGTAAAAGGTTGGGTTCCTCAGCGTTTTATATTGTCTTCTGGAAAAGTGCATTGTGCATTTATACACGGAGGCTTGGCGACAATCAAGGAGTGTATTTATTTCGGTGTTCCGTTTGTTATAGCGCCTATGGGAAAAGACCAGCTAGATAACGCTCTCCGATTACGTGAAAACGGGATTGACAATATGCTTGATGTTGAAACGAGCCGTTCTGATTCTTATTTATATAGTATAAATAAGGTAAGGACTGATTTCCGCATAAAAAACAATTTGGCAAGATTACAGAATATTTTCGTGGAATCCGAAGGACGGCACGAAGGCGTAAGCATAATCGAGTCGGTGGCGGATTCTACGAATTAG